One window of the Colius striatus isolate bColStr4 chromosome 19, bColStr4.1.hap1, whole genome shotgun sequence genome contains the following:
- the ADAMTS13 gene encoding A disintegrin and metalloproteinase with thrombospondin motifs 13 isoform X1 encodes MTVSLAVWALAVLPLGFCWPSALQEKFLSALDAEDVFSYFGASSVSEVPEFVITEPTCPCKEQIGLTSCRVQHCSIEAWGQLYAFEFLEDHGLLSSSFVSNQVVNSSLSLLKRFSGSCFAGGNPLQPPGSKCRVTYCEGQLQGIVTADEEKVHIRPVRSKDVALLKDLGFSRPHILFRITARETNTARAGWFPSRLQKRAEGAVKHLELMVVAGPDVYLYHKEDTERYILTNLNIGAELLRDASLGAHFRVHLMQMLVLREPEAEVNITTNITSSLISVCEWSKKVNPQNDSDPQHADIVLYVTRFDLELPDGNKELRGVTQLGGVCSSSWSCIITQDTGFDLGVTIAHEIGHSLGISHDGEGNRCSSSGYIMGSAGNHNSIDLVWSQCSREEFLAFVSTGQTNCLNDLPDMDGSIPGWKPGLYYGADEQCKIAFGSVATACTFADSNVDICKVLSCHVQPGDKSSCTRLLVPLLDGTECGVNKWCSKGQCSSLEELNPMAVVHGQWSSWSPFSSCSRSCGGGVVIRQRFCNNPRPAFGGQQCHGASIQAEMCNTQACLMTQQDFMAEQCTATNLKPLYLTVETPSFYTWTSAVGFAKGDLLCKHMCRAIENEFMVSREDSFIDGTRCEQDDSEHHGAFNLCVMGSCRAFGCDGQMDSKKTMDSCKVCGGDNSTCIKVSGSYTEGKAKEYVTFLSLPYNTTLVHVTNWRPLFTHLAVKVKGEYVVAGKGKISLNVTYPSVLEDSQIKYQVFLTKDNLPSLEEVHVDGPTQEEIEIQVYRRYGKEYGNATNPDITFSYFIPRGNLSYMWIPQQRPCSVTCGEGMRAVDHVCFDQTKNEITEDQWCLELPQPLSEHQPCAMEPCLYRWKMSQIGECSAVCGTGVAQQNLTCIQFRDGLETIVDDSLCPAEEKPLSIVPCVVNVCPLGWDKEEDARLQQTSESLGHVQLENRTVYVWSPLAGECSVSCGRGNTQLQYLCVDFDTKEETQEENCHPVPKPESRVEVCDLSPCPPRWKVTPAGPCSSSCGLGLAVQLITCVQSHRGKEILVEEHLCPVAEKPLSSVPCVIRMCSYEWSFSEWTECSTSCGNGIQTRQDFCLNPLTRKHVSPVFCRRFPKAIVVRGCSAGPCPEQVVGMGSHGGLQTVTPAVLATATTATEERHKDLDLPPSAVPREQTKTSEGVCGKLFLNATGVINMMGVESSDCTVAIGRPLREEITVRVLESSLNCSAGEVVLFSGRMMWRTGCRKLPLSLINSRTNTLIVKQRVLMPGNGAILQYNSRTATKKYYQDCDKQLFGPKGEIVNPVQLPDQRQEVVCRTFINVAPQHCVAIRALYIDLGNESNKTHFNYILVRDVSTMKTMVFHGKQKFLWQSTGSQAEIEFHSNVKEQQISFWAEYHAIEPK; translated from the exons ATGACCGTCAGCTTGGCGGTCTGGGCGCTCGCCGTGCTCCCCTTGGGCTTCTGCTGGCCGTCAGCTCTCCAAGAG AAATTTCTCAGTGCTTTGGATGCAGAAGATGTTTTCTCTTATTTTGGAGCCAGCTCAGTGTCTGAGG tacCTGAGTTTGTTATTACTGAGCCAACTTGCCCTTGTAAAGAACAGATTGGGCTGACATCCTGTCGTGTTCAACATTGCTCCATTGAGGCCTGGGGACAACTCTATGCCTTTGAATTTCTGGAGGACCATGgtctcctttcctcttcctttgtgAGCAATCAAGTGGTGAACTCCTCCTTGAGCTTACTGAAGCGATTCTCAGGCAGCTGCTTTGCAGGTGGAAAtccactgcagcctcctgggtCTAAGTGTAGAGTCACTTACTGTGAAGGGCAGCTG CAAGGAATCGTCACTGCAGATGAGGAAAAGGTTCACATCAGGCCTGTCAGAAGCAAAGATGTGGCTCTGCTGAAGGACCTTGGCTTCTCCAGACCCCACATTCTCTTCAGAATCACTGCAAGAGAGACAAACACAGCAAGAG CAGGGTGGTTTCCTTCTCGCCTGCAGaagagggctgagggagctgtcaAACATCTGGAACTGATGGTTGTAGCAGGTCCAGATGTTTACCTGTACCACAAAGAGGACACGGAGCGATATATTCTCACCAACCTGAACATT ggggcagagctgctgagagatGCCTCACTGGGTGCTCATTTCAGAGTTCATCTTATGCAAATGCTTGTTTTGAGAGAACCAGAG GCAGAGGTAAACATCACAACAAATATCACCTCCTCGCTGATTAGTGTTTGTGAGTGGAGCAAGAAGGTCAATCCCCAGAATGACTCTGACCCCCAGCATGCTGACATTGTCCTTTACGTCACCAG GTTTGACTTGGAGTTACCTGATGGGAACAAGGAGCTACGTGGAGTGACTCAGTTAGGTGGAGTCTGCTCCTCCTCATGGAGCTGTATTATCACCCAGGACACTGGCTTTGACCTGGGAGTCACCATAGCCCATGAGATTGGGCACAG CCTTGGAATCTCCCATGATGGTGAGGGGAATCGGTGCAGCAGCAGCGGTTACATCATGGGCTCAGCAGGAAACCACAACAGCATCGACCTCGTCTGGTCGCAGTGCAGCCGAGAAGAGTTCCTGGCCTTTGTCAG CACAGGCCAAACAAACTGCTTAAATGACCTGCCGGACATGGACGGCAGCATCCCTGGATGGAAGCCTGGCTTGTACTATGGAGCAGATGAGCAATGTAAAATAGCCTTTGGGAGTGTTGCCACAGCATGCACCTTTGCTGACAGCAATGTT GACATATGTAAAGTTCTGTCATGCCATGTACAACCAGGAGACAAATCCAGCTGTACTCGACTTCTTGTTCCCCTCTTGGATGGTACTGAGTGTGGAGTCAATAAG TGGTGCTCCAAGGGACAGTGCAGCTCTCTGGAGGAACTCAACCCCATGGCTGTAGTCCATGGGCAGTGGTCCAGCTGGAgtcctttctcctcctgctcccgcagctgtggaggtggagttgtgATAAGGCAGCGGTTCTGTAACAACCCCAG GCCTGCTTTTGGGGGGCAGCAGTGCCATGGTGCCAGCATCCAGGCAGAGATGTGCAATACGCAG GCCTGTTTGATGACCCAGCAGGATTTTATGGCTGAACAATGCACAGCAACAAATTTGAAGCCACTGTATCTCACTGTAGAAACACCATCCTTTTATACCTGGACTTCTGCTGTTGGCTTTGCCAAAG GGGACCTGCTGTGCAAACACATGTGCAGGGCCATTGAAAACGAGTTCATGGTAAGCCGTGAAGACAGTTTCATAGATGGAACCAGGTGTGAGCAGGATGACTCTGAGCACCACGGGGCTTTCAATCTGTGTGTAATGGGAAGCTGCAGA GCATTTGGATGTGATGGCCAAATGGACTCCAAGAAGACAATGGACTCTTGCAAAGTCTGTGGAGGTGATAATTCTACTTGCATCAAAGTGAGTGGATCttacacagaaggaaaagctaAAG AGTATGTCACATTTCTGTCCCTGCCTTATAACACCACCTTGGTCCATGTTACCAACTGGAGACCTCTCTTCACACATTTGG CTGTGAAGGTTAAAGGAGAGTACGTGGttgctggaaaaggaaaaatctcaCTGAATGTCACCTATCCATCAGTTCTGGAGGACAGCCAGATCAAATACCAAGTGTTTCTCACCAAGGACAACCTACCAAGCCTGGAGGAAGTCCATGTGGATGGGCCAACACAAGAAGAAATTGAAATACAG GTCTATCGAAGGTATGGAAAAGAATACGGCAATGCCACCAACCCAGACATTACCTTCAGCTACTTTATCCCCAGGGGAAATCTGTCCTATATGTGGATTCCTCAGCAGAGGCCATGCTCAGTCACCTGTGGGGAAG GGATGAGAGCAGTGGACCATGTGTGCTTTGATCAAACAAAGAATGAAATCACAGAGGATCAGTGGTGCCTGgagctcccacagcccctttCAGAGCACCAGCCCTGTGCCATGGAGCCATGCCTGTACAG GTGGAAGATGTCTCAGATAGGTGAATGCTCTGCTGTCTGTGGAACTGGAGTTGCCCAGCAGAATCTGACCTGTATTCAGTTTCGTGATGGATTGGAGACTATTGTGGATGACAGCTTGTGCccagcagaagaaaaacctcTCTCCATTGTGCCATGTGTGGTTAATGTCTGCCCTTTAGGCTGGGACAAA GAGGAAGATGCACGCTTACAGCAGACTTCAGAGTCACTTGGGCATGTCCAACTGGAAAATAGGACTGTGTATGTCTGGAGCCCTCTAGCTGGAGAGTGTTCTGTCTCCTGTGGTAGAG GTAACACTCAGCTACAGTATCTGTGTGTGGATTTTGACACCAAAGAGGAAACCCAAGAAGAAAACTGTCATCCAGTGCCAAAGCCAGAGAGCAGGGTGGAAGTCTGCGATCTCAGTCCCTGCCCTCCAAG ATGGAAGGTAACCCCAGCTGGCCCCTGTTCCTCCAGCTGTGGTCTTGGCTTAGCTGTTCAGCTGATTACCTGTGTGCAGAGTCACCGAGGCAAGGAGATTTTGGTGGAGGAGCATTTGTGTCCTGTGGCAGAGAAGCCCCTTTCCAGTGTCCCCTGTGTCATCCGAATGTGCTCTTATGAATGGAGCTTCAGTGAGTGGACAGAG TGTTCAACTTCATGTGGGAATGGCATTCAGACACGGCAGGATTTCTGCCTCAACCCACTCACCCGTAAGCACGTGAGTCCCGTCTTCTGCAGGCGCTTCCCCAAGGCCATTGTGGTCCgtggctgctctgcagggccctgtcCTGAGCAGGTGGTGGGGATGGGGTCCCATGGGGGACTGCAGACGGTGACACCGGCCGTGCTGGCGACAGCCACCACTGCCACAGAGGAGAGACACAAGGACTTGGATCTTCCTCCATCTGCTGTGCCTCGGGAGCAGACAAAGACCAGTGAAG GTGTCTGTGGAAAGCTCTTTCTTAATGCCACCGGAGTCATCAACATGATGGGTGTAGAGAGCAGTGACTGCACCGTGGCCATCGGACGTCCTCTCAGGGAGGAGATAACAGTCAGGGTCCTGGAGAGCTCCCTCAACTGCAGTGCAG GTGAGGTCGTGCTGTTTTCTGGGCGAATGATGTGgaggacaggctgcaggaagCTCCCTTTGTCACTGATAAATTCCAGAACGAATACACTGATTGTGAAGCAGCGTGTTTTGATGCCAGGAAATGGGGCCATTCTTCAGTACAACAGCAGAACTGCAACTAAAAAATATTACCAAG ACTGTGACAAGCAGCTGTTTGGTCCCAAAGGTGAAATAGTGAATCCTGTGCAATTGCCTGATCAAAGGCAAGAAGTAGTGTGTCGAACCTTCATCAATGTGGCTCCTCAGCATTGTGTAGCCATCCGTGCCCTATATATTGATCTGGGCAATGAAagcaacaaaacacattttaattacATCCTG GTCCGTGATGTAAGTACCATGAAGACGATGGTGTTCCATGGGAAACAGAAGTTCCTCTGGCAATCAACAGGAAGCCAAGCTGAGATTGAatttcacagcaatgttaaGGAACAGCAAATCAGTTTCTGGGCTGAATATCATGCTATTGAGCCCAAATAA